A portion of the Myxococcus guangdongensis genome contains these proteins:
- a CDS encoding M28 family peptidase encodes MRLRLLPFLAVLVSLPAFAQPPVSPVGPVSPTTGLVLRDDVVRALISESSGDRIHDGVQRLSLLGRDNAEGYGQAAEWIASSAKAVGLQDVRVEPMKEEPQWRASRGELWVSGPLRYKVTSHADQPMALALRSGSFEGKALELVDVGLGNQDSDYAGKDLKGKVVFTRGHPVGVLRRAVGKLGAVGVVSSYSTPPWNQPHRMDGDFPDQIGWAVVPPGIRPEGQEAPFLFMLTDRQARELRAQLQMGPMQVDVNISAETKPGHYSIVSGVIPGQRPDEEVVLTAHLDHYKPGANDNASGSATLLEMVRTYTTLIRDGVLPPPVRTVRVLWLPEFEGTREWFEHHGAEPVRRVAHYNFDMLGASLTKVHSRFSASYTPDWLGSFVNAVTESTVAFMNRFNAVTYPSRKDFRIGSVTGSREPMDMHVERYGRGSDHQLFNDHGIPGVAFSTWPDDAYHTSGDRPENVDPTQLHRAAFAGLASITVAAWAEGPGALELARLVSVHGARRVAEDEFRARRDLAAVPAGHVAGTYRLARAVVRAAYQREREALRSCQPLGAPAASVKTLTKLLDRAEEQALERVEVDGKARGVSLKEPAVTEGERRARAFVPRRVKGKELASFDEIAGKVAPAEKPRVDAVQAAFRDAASALRGQGESELRFYQLPDAIASYADGRRSVADIRDAAYAEYGYVIPVEALVELFALLQQGGIMTSTR; translated from the coding sequence ATGCGCCTTCGCCTGCTCCCGTTCCTCGCCGTGCTCGTGTCGCTCCCCGCCTTCGCCCAGCCTCCGGTGTCACCCGTGGGGCCGGTGTCGCCCACCACCGGACTGGTGCTGAGGGACGACGTGGTGCGCGCGCTCATCTCGGAGAGCTCCGGGGACCGCATCCATGACGGTGTGCAGCGACTGTCGCTGCTCGGCCGGGACAACGCGGAGGGCTACGGGCAGGCGGCGGAGTGGATTGCCTCGAGCGCGAAGGCCGTGGGGCTCCAGGACGTGCGCGTGGAGCCGATGAAGGAGGAGCCTCAGTGGCGTGCCTCGCGGGGCGAGCTGTGGGTGTCCGGGCCGCTTCGTTACAAGGTGACGTCGCATGCCGACCAGCCCATGGCGCTGGCGCTTCGCAGCGGCAGCTTCGAGGGCAAGGCGCTGGAGCTGGTCGACGTGGGGCTGGGCAACCAGGACTCGGACTACGCGGGCAAGGACTTGAAGGGCAAGGTGGTGTTCACGCGAGGGCACCCCGTGGGGGTCCTGCGCCGGGCGGTGGGGAAGCTCGGCGCGGTGGGCGTGGTCTCCTCGTACTCGACGCCTCCCTGGAACCAGCCGCACCGCATGGACGGGGACTTCCCCGACCAGATTGGCTGGGCCGTCGTGCCGCCGGGCATCCGCCCCGAGGGCCAGGAGGCGCCCTTCCTGTTCATGCTCACCGACCGCCAGGCGCGCGAGCTGCGAGCGCAGCTCCAGATGGGCCCGATGCAGGTGGACGTGAACATCTCCGCCGAGACGAAGCCGGGGCACTACTCCATCGTCAGCGGCGTCATCCCTGGCCAGCGCCCGGACGAGGAGGTCGTCCTCACCGCGCACCTGGACCACTACAAGCCGGGGGCGAATGACAACGCCTCGGGCTCGGCCACGTTGCTGGAGATGGTGCGCACGTACACCACGCTCATCCGGGACGGGGTGCTGCCGCCTCCGGTGCGCACCGTGCGCGTGCTGTGGCTGCCGGAGTTCGAGGGGACGCGCGAGTGGTTCGAGCACCACGGCGCCGAGCCGGTGCGGCGCGTGGCGCACTACAACTTCGACATGCTCGGCGCGAGCCTGACGAAGGTGCACTCGCGCTTCTCCGCGTCGTACACGCCGGATTGGCTGGGCAGCTTCGTGAACGCCGTGACGGAGTCCACGGTGGCCTTCATGAACCGCTTCAACGCGGTGACCTATCCGTCGCGCAAGGACTTCCGCATCGGCTCCGTCACCGGCTCGCGCGAGCCGATGGACATGCACGTGGAGCGCTATGGTCGGGGCTCGGACCACCAGCTCTTCAATGACCACGGCATCCCCGGCGTGGCCTTCTCCACCTGGCCGGATGACGCGTACCACACGAGCGGAGATCGCCCGGAGAACGTGGACCCCACGCAGCTGCACCGCGCGGCGTTCGCGGGGCTGGCCTCCATCACCGTGGCCGCCTGGGCGGAGGGCCCGGGTGCGCTGGAGCTGGCGCGGCTGGTGTCGGTGCACGGCGCGCGTCGCGTGGCGGAGGACGAGTTCCGGGCGCGCAGGGACCTGGCCGCGGTGCCCGCGGGGCATGTGGCGGGCACCTACCGGCTCGCGCGCGCGGTGGTGCGCGCCGCCTATCAGCGGGAGCGTGAGGCGCTGCGCTCGTGTCAGCCGTTGGGTGCGCCGGCCGCGTCGGTGAAGACGCTGACGAAGCTGTTGGACCGGGCCGAGGAGCAGGCGCTGGAGCGCGTGGAGGTGGATGGCAAGGCGCGGGGTGTCTCGCTCAAGGAGCCCGCCGTGACGGAGGGGGAGCGCCGCGCCCGCGCCTTCGTCCCGCGTCGGGTGAAGGGCAAGGAGCTGGCCTCCTTCGATGAGATTGCGGGCAAGGTGGCCCCGGCGGAGAAGCCCCGGGTGGACGCGGTGCAGGCCGCGTTCCGTGACGCGGCGTCGGCGCTGCGGGGGCAGGGGGAGAGCGAGCTGCGCTTCTACCAACTGCCTGATGCCATCGCGAGCTACGCGGATGGCCGTCGCTCCGTGGCGGACATCCGTGACGCGGCCTATGCGGAGTACGGGTACGTCATCCCGGTGGAGGCGCTGGTGGAGCTCTTCGCGCTGCTCCAGCAGGGCGGCATCATGACGAGCACGCGCTGA
- a CDS encoding type II toxin-antitoxin system PemK/MazF family toxin encodes MTTSPDTPRIDRGDLYWLAPDDARGPAPAYSHPYVVVQEDVFNHSRITTVVVCALTSNLHRATEPGNVLLEPGEGDLPRQSVVVVSQIESVEKSRLGARIGSLSEARVEQVLAGLRFQQASYFRR; translated from the coding sequence ATGACGACCAGCCCGGACACGCCGCGAATCGACCGGGGCGACCTGTACTGGCTCGCGCCCGATGACGCGCGGGGCCCCGCGCCGGCCTACTCGCATCCGTACGTGGTGGTGCAGGAGGATGTCTTCAACCACTCGCGAATCACCACGGTGGTGGTCTGCGCGCTCACGTCGAACCTGCACCGCGCCACCGAGCCCGGCAACGTCCTGCTCGAGCCCGGGGAGGGCGACCTGCCCCGCCAGAGCGTCGTCGTGGTGTCGCAAATCGAGTCGGTGGAGAAGTCCCGCCTCGGAGCGCGCATCGGCTCGTTGTCCGAGGCGAGGGTGGAGCAGGTCCTCGCCGGCCTGCGCTTCCAACAGGCGTCGTACTTCCGGCGGTAG
- a CDS encoding SMI1/KNR4 family protein — MKQVSQCIEALKQKSDLLDLTIAEPISADDLVKIVKPHFGTLRWTPPPSYREALALGLCIAERSLKEDGMDVGFWLYDAEDIGSANEDLVHLPEGVSVEEGVDLSTNHLVGFAEAGGEAVWCFDVSKPGPTGEYPIYYHHQDQPRARVLATGEWHNPDDATPDFESFPQWLETMTAALTAPKLPSWFKDLGSPGMTFDKKRLSL; from the coding sequence ATGAAACAAGTCTCCCAGTGTATCGAGGCGTTGAAGCAGAAGTCGGACCTGCTGGACCTGACCATCGCCGAGCCCATCTCAGCCGATGACCTGGTGAAGATCGTGAAGCCGCACTTCGGCACCCTGCGATGGACGCCGCCCCCCAGCTATCGCGAGGCGCTCGCGCTGGGACTGTGCATCGCGGAGCGAAGCCTCAAGGAAGACGGCATGGACGTGGGCTTCTGGCTCTACGACGCGGAGGACATCGGCAGCGCGAACGAGGACCTGGTCCACCTGCCCGAGGGCGTCTCCGTCGAGGAGGGCGTGGACCTCTCCACCAACCACCTGGTCGGCTTCGCGGAGGCCGGCGGCGAGGCCGTGTGGTGCTTCGACGTGAGCAAGCCGGGTCCCACCGGCGAGTACCCCATCTACTACCACCACCAGGACCAGCCGCGCGCCCGCGTGCTGGCGACCGGTGAGTGGCACAACCCCGACGATGCCACGCCGGACTTCGAGTCCTTCCCTCAGTGGCTCGAGACGATGACCGCGGCCCTCACCGCCCCCAAGCTGCCCAGCTGGTTCAAGGACCTGGGCTCTCCCGGGATGACCTTCGACAAGAAGCGCCTGTCGCTGTAG
- a CDS encoding cytochrome-c peroxidase, with protein sequence MIPTRIFLRIAGVLTLGGLTHCTPAEPERDVPEAAVTEPTATAESQAALSTTAPGKRLFTHAFPDTNGRSCATCHVLDDSTALKPAHVQALHASNPKDVLFHRIDSDDPSAAIPTYEHLKKGLVRVVLALPDNMDVIDAQGQVVTPADRKVSVWRGVPSIQDVALTGPFFQLDGRESNLEDQAQGAITSHSQGGAVPRSQLRQLASFQRDAFTSPRPRFVASLLDAGVPLSRIPSPEDFLWLTPAEARGREVFKVGCEPCHGSPTLSHISQPAMRELASSFPVTKPDGNVVFTNVPGTGPVPVQGQRQTPDILNIAVGGFTYLGQIGQFPTLYNASLELPRYRFRFYTDGTRKQQVTDLPPIPVTASGDPYDPNPAVDENGAPIVGPNLFPQAFTTDPGRALVTGNPLDFEAFDIPTLRGAARTAPYFHDNSIETLKGVVDLYSQFIIPFTSALQLPPVHPPEFPGAPPESLSPAQKQDLMRFLERL encoded by the coding sequence ATGATTCCCACGCGCATCTTCCTGCGCATCGCCGGCGTGCTCACGCTGGGCGGACTGACGCATTGCACCCCCGCCGAGCCGGAGCGCGATGTCCCCGAGGCCGCCGTGACGGAGCCCACCGCGACGGCCGAGTCCCAGGCTGCGCTGAGCACCACCGCCCCCGGCAAGCGACTCTTCACTCACGCCTTCCCGGACACGAACGGCCGCTCGTGCGCCACCTGCCACGTGCTCGACGACAGCACCGCGCTCAAGCCCGCGCACGTCCAGGCGCTGCATGCCTCGAACCCGAAGGACGTGCTCTTCCATCGCATCGACTCGGATGACCCGAGCGCGGCGATTCCCACGTACGAACACCTGAAGAAGGGCCTGGTCCGCGTCGTCCTGGCCCTGCCCGACAACATGGATGTCATCGACGCCCAGGGGCAGGTCGTCACCCCCGCGGACCGGAAGGTCTCCGTCTGGCGCGGCGTGCCGAGCATCCAGGACGTGGCCCTCACCGGTCCCTTCTTCCAGCTCGACGGCCGTGAATCCAACCTGGAGGACCAGGCCCAGGGCGCCATCACCAGCCACAGCCAGGGAGGCGCCGTCCCCCGCTCGCAGCTGCGCCAGCTCGCGAGCTTCCAGCGCGACGCGTTCACCTCGCCTCGCCCGCGCTTCGTCGCGAGCCTGCTGGACGCGGGCGTCCCGCTCTCGCGCATCCCGTCACCCGAGGACTTCCTGTGGCTCACACCCGCCGAGGCGCGCGGACGCGAGGTCTTCAAGGTCGGCTGCGAGCCGTGCCACGGCAGCCCCACCCTGAGCCACATCTCCCAGCCGGCGATGCGGGAGCTCGCCTCCAGCTTCCCGGTGACGAAGCCCGACGGCAACGTCGTCTTCACGAACGTCCCGGGCACGGGCCCCGTCCCCGTGCAGGGCCAACGCCAGACACCCGACATCCTGAACATCGCCGTGGGAGGCTTCACGTACCTGGGACAGATTGGCCAGTTCCCCACGCTGTACAACGCCTCGCTGGAGCTGCCGCGCTACCGGTTCCGCTTCTACACGGACGGCACCCGCAAGCAGCAGGTGACGGACCTGCCGCCCATCCCCGTCACCGCGAGCGGAGACCCGTACGACCCGAACCCCGCCGTGGACGAGAACGGCGCGCCCATCGTCGGCCCCAACCTCTTCCCACAAGCCTTCACCACGGACCCCGGCCGCGCGCTCGTCACCGGCAACCCGCTGGACTTCGAGGCCTTCGACATCCCCACGCTCCGAGGCGCCGCGCGGACCGCGCCGTACTTCCACGACAACAGCATCGAGACGCTGAAGGGCGTGGTCGACCTCTACAGCCAGTTCATCATCCCCTTCACGTCCGCGCTCCAGCTGCCGCCCGTCCATCCCCCGGAGTTCCCCGGCGCGCCGCCCGAGTCGCTCAGCCCTGCCCAGAAGCAGGACTTGATGCGCTTCCTCGAGCGGCTCTGA
- a CDS encoding LVIVD repeat-containing protein, translating to MALESPVVRTLAVGLTLLCFACSEDKPRQPEPPPPPPPVDPWDGTYTPLVDPTDWEDPGEYAPCTATVARGTTFDCDSPALFDVSKCDTASLSTVDPQGIYMVDLRNMDAYPGFVSLRVPRGGGPGTMDDRPLVRQELTGRFHFTSRFELANAQRQVALLGCQVSRPGYVTGCYARCTNGKVGGTGTFEAARMTWGRGEAESSGGLRLLSETAVAPGQPVDVYVDGHHAYVVSTPWGARTPGGLTVFDISDRARPVMTKKISLPGDSTWNAAWTRGNALYIASRDTGVLVFDITERANPTFVRNVPGGPPLNVHTLFVDKDRLYAVSPGPSAHGETLLFDISKPLEPTLLNRIVVSDTTSYLPSAHDSFAYQDRLYINHFSSGYVVFDVKDAMNPKELGTYTFATDNSTSMSHAGAVGTFGGRTIAFEGGEYQGAHLRVLDVTDPTHIPLIGRYKLRNQTSIHNMILKDQRLYIAYYHEGLRVLDVSIPPQPKEIAHFNTFREDDPERSDGLLDGAIGIRVPGDGHVYVVDTARGLLIFNEP from the coding sequence ATGGCCCTCGAGTCACCCGTCGTCCGCACGCTCGCCGTCGGACTCACGTTGCTGTGCTTCGCCTGTTCGGAGGACAAACCCAGACAGCCCGAGCCGCCTCCGCCGCCGCCACCGGTGGACCCGTGGGATGGCACCTACACGCCGCTCGTGGACCCCACGGACTGGGAGGACCCGGGCGAGTACGCGCCCTGCACCGCCACCGTCGCCCGCGGCACGACTTTCGATTGTGATTCGCCCGCGCTGTTCGACGTGTCGAAGTGCGACACGGCCTCGCTCTCCACCGTGGACCCGCAGGGCATCTACATGGTGGACCTGCGCAACATGGACGCCTACCCGGGCTTCGTCAGCCTGAGGGTTCCTCGCGGTGGTGGGCCCGGGACGATGGACGACCGGCCCCTCGTCCGACAGGAGTTGACGGGCCGCTTCCACTTCACCAGTCGCTTCGAGCTCGCGAACGCCCAACGGCAGGTGGCGCTCCTGGGCTGCCAGGTCTCCCGCCCCGGGTATGTGACGGGCTGCTATGCGCGCTGTACGAACGGCAAGGTGGGCGGCACCGGGACCTTCGAGGCCGCGCGGATGACCTGGGGACGGGGCGAGGCCGAGTCCTCGGGCGGCTTGCGGCTGCTGTCCGAGACGGCCGTCGCGCCCGGTCAGCCGGTGGATGTCTACGTCGACGGGCACCACGCCTATGTCGTGTCCACGCCCTGGGGCGCCCGGACGCCGGGAGGGCTCACCGTCTTCGACATCAGCGACCGCGCCCGCCCCGTGATGACGAAGAAGATATCCCTCCCCGGAGACTCCACCTGGAACGCGGCCTGGACGCGAGGAAACGCGCTCTACATCGCGAGCAGGGACACGGGCGTGCTCGTCTTCGACATCACCGAGCGCGCCAACCCCACCTTCGTGCGCAACGTGCCCGGCGGCCCGCCCCTCAACGTCCACACGCTCTTCGTGGACAAAGACCGCCTGTACGCGGTGTCACCCGGCCCCTCGGCCCATGGGGAGACGCTGCTGTTCGACATCTCGAAGCCGCTCGAGCCGACCCTGCTCAACCGCATCGTCGTGTCCGACACGACGTCCTACCTGCCCTCGGCGCACGACAGCTTCGCCTATCAGGACCGGCTCTACATCAACCACTTCAGCTCGGGCTACGTCGTCTTCGACGTGAAGGACGCGATGAACCCGAAGGAGCTGGGCACGTACACCTTCGCGACGGACAACAGCACGTCGATGAGCCACGCGGGCGCGGTGGGCACGTTCGGCGGGAGGACCATCGCGTTCGAGGGCGGCGAGTACCAGGGCGCCCACCTGCGCGTGCTCGACGTGACCGACCCCACCCACATCCCGCTCATCGGCCGGTACAAGCTGCGCAACCAGACGTCCATCCACAACATGATCCTCAAGGACCAGCGTCTGTACATCGCCTACTACCACGAGGGGTTGCGCGTGCTGGACGTCTCCATTCCGCCCCAGCCGAAGGAGATTGCCCACTTCAACACCTTCAGAGAAGACGACCCGGAGCGCTCCGACGGCCTGCTCGATGGCGCCATCGGCATCCGGGTGCCGGGCGACGGCCACGTGTACGTGGTGGACACCGCGCGCGGGCTGCTCATCTTCAACGAGCCCTGA